A single region of the Populus nigra chromosome 2, ddPopNigr1.1, whole genome shotgun sequence genome encodes:
- the LOC133682423 gene encoding DNA topoisomerase 3-beta isoform X1, translating to MAPPKVLMIAEKPSIALSIASTISGGQMHSRKGTTEVHEFEGMFNGFRAYFKVTSVIGHVFSVDFPAKYQDWAATDPADLFQAPIHKAEANPKAHICRHLSQEARGCNYLVLWLDCDREGENICFEVIQSTGFQAYDDRRKVYRARFSSVTEKDILKAMTCLVEPNEYEALAVDARQEIDLKVGVAFTRFQTSYFQGKYGNLDSRVISYGPCQTPTLGFCVQRYLQITTFKPEKFWALRPHVMVDGYELQLEWERHKLFDLDVALMFQKLVLQDRILEVTDMSEKQESKGRPPGLNTVNLLKIASSALGFGPQVTMQLAERLYIQGFISYPRTESTAYPSSFDFKGTLGALANNPMWGDYVQGLLSGGYHKPQSGKDAGDHPPITPMRSANEDMLERDAWRLYQYVCQHFLGTVSPDCKYTRTKVEFSIGGEFFHCIGLHVIVKGFTSIMPWLAVSEKNLPQFAKGDKIEVSKVELFEGQTVPPDYLSESELISLMEKNGIGTDASISVHINNICDRNYVQVQAGRKLVPTALGITLIRGYQCIDPDLCLPDIRGFIEQQITLVAKGEADHSCVVQHVLEQFKRKYSYFVKQIDNMDALFEAQFSPLADSGRAFSKCGKCLRYMKYISSQPSRLYCGTCEEVYYLPQKGTIKLYKELTCPLDNFELLIFAMAGPEGKSFPLCPLCYNSPPFEGIDALFGASKTGSSGMLGKGAGMPCFLCPHPTCRHSLIAQGVCACPECNGTLVLDPISAPKWRLYCNMCNCLVLLPQGAHRISTTRERCPECDSTIIEVDFNKNTTPLEDGATLHVGCILCDNLLHSLVEVKHGKSFFKRAGKWARSRGRGASRGRGRGLGKMDPKMSFRDF from the exons ATGGCCCCTCCCAAAGTGCTCATG ATTGCAGAGAAACCTAGCATCGCTCTATCTATTGCTTCTACAATCTCCGGCGGCCAA ATGCATAGTAGGAAAGGCACTACCGAGGTTCATGAATTTGAAGGAATGTTTAATGGATTTCGTGCATACTTTAAAGTCACTTCAGTCATTGGACATGTTTTCAg TGTAGATTTTCCAGCAAAATATCAAGACTGGGCCGCCACTGATCCTGCTGATCTTTTTCAAGCTCCAATTCATAAGGCAGAAGCAAATCCAAAG GCACATATTTGTAGGCATTTAAGTCAAGAAGCTCGTGGTTGCaattatttggtattgtggttggACTGTGATCGTGAAGGAGAAAATATATGCTTTGAAG TTATTCAGAGTACCGGTTTTCAAGCATATGATGATAGAAGAAAGGTTTATCGCGCACGATTTTCTTCAGTTACTGAGAAAGACATTTTGAAGGCCATGACCTGCCTAGTTGAACCCAACGAATATGAGGCACTAGCTGTGGATGCTCGGCAAGAGATAGATTTGAAAGTTGGCGTTGCATTCACACGATTTCAAACTAGTTATTTCCAGGGAAAATATGGCAATCTTGATTCCAGAGTTATCTC ATATGGGCCGTGTCAAACTCCTACCCTTGGGTTTTGTGTACAGAGGTATTTGCAAATTACTACTTTTAAGCCAGAAAAGTTTTGGGCTTTGCGCCCCCACGTAATGGTAGATGGCTATGAACTTCAACTAGAATGGGAACGTCACAAGTTATTTGACTTGGAT GTTGCTTTGATGTTTCAAAAGCTGGTATTACAGGATAGAATATTGGAAGTAACTGATATGTCAGAGAAACAGGAAAGCAAAGGCCGTCCTCCTGGTCTAAACACAGTGAACCTTCTAAAG ATTGCATCAAGTGCATTAGGCTTCGGACCTCAAGTGACCATGCAGCTGGCTGAACGTCTATATATTCAGGGATTTATCAG TTATCCACGTACAGAGAGCACTGCCTACCCTTCCTCATTTGATTTTAAAGGCACACTTGGTGCACTAGCAAACAATCCAATGTGGGGCGATTATGTCCAGGGACTGCTTTCTGGTGGTTATCATAAGCCTCAGTCTGGAAAAGATGCAGGTGACCATCCTCCTATAACTCCAATGCGGTCAGCAAATGAGGATATGCTTGAAAGAGATGCCTGGAGGCTATATCAGTATGTCTGCCAACATTTTCTGGGGACTGTATCTCCAGACTGCAAGTATACAAG GACAAAGGTAGAATTCTCAATTGGTGGAGAGTTCTTCCATTGTATAGGTCTGCATGTTATAGTCAAAGGATTTACATCAATTATGCCATGGTTGGCAGTGAGTGAGAAAAATCTTCCTCAGTTTGCAAAAGgagataaaattgaagtttCTAAAGTTGAGCTATTTGAG GGGCAAACTGTTCCTCCAGATTATCTCAGTGAAAGTGAGCTGATTTCTCTTATGGAGAAGAATGGAATAGGTACAGATGCATCAATATCTGTACATATTAACAACATCTGTGACCGCAACTATGTTCAG GTACAAGCTGGTAGAAAGTTGGTTCCAACTGCTTTGGGTATCACACTAATAAGAGGCTATCAATGCATTGATCCAGATCTCTGTTTACCAGATATTCGTGGTTTTATTGAGCAGCAGATTACCCTTGTTGCCAAGGGTGAGGCTGATCATTCTTGTGTTGTTCAGCATGTGCTAGAACAATTCAAGCGGAAGTACAGTTACTTTGTTAAGCAG ATTGACAACATGGATGCATTGTTTGAAGCACAGTTCTCCCCACTTGCTGACTCAGGACGTGCTTTTAGCAAATGTGGTAAATGCCTGAGGTACATGAAGTACATTTCTAGCCAGCCATCGCGTTTATATTGTGGTACATGTGAGGAAGTTTATTATCTTCCTCAAAAGGGAACAATCAAG ctgTACAAGGAACTAACATGTCCTCTGGACAACTTTGAGCTGTTGATCTTTGCCATGGCTGGTCCAGAAGGCAAGTCATTCCCTCTTTGTCCTCTCTGCTACAATAGTCCTCCTTTTGAAGGTATTGACGCTCTCTTTGGTGCTTCTAAGACCGGTAGTTCTGGGATGTTGGGGAAGGGGGCAGGCATGCCATGCTTCCTCTGTCCGCATCCGACATGTCGACATTCTTTGATAGCTCAAGGGGTTTGTGCTTGCCCCGAATGCAATGGGACACTTGTTTTGGATCCTATAAGTGCTCCCAAGTGGAGACTTTACTGCAATATGTGCAATTGTCTTGTCTTGCTCCCTCAAGGTGCTCACCGCATTTCCACTACTCGAGAACGATGTCCTGAATGTGACTCAACAATCATAGAAGTGGATTTCAACAAGAATACGACGCCCTTGGAGGATGGAGCAACCCTGCATGTTGGTTGTATTCTTTGTGATAATCTGCTTCATTCTCTCGTCGAGGTGAAGCATGGAAAGTCGTTCTTCAAGCGAGCTGGTAAGTGGGCAAGGTCAAGGGGAAGAGGTGCTTCTAGAGGAAGGGGACGGGGTCTTGGAAAAATGGACCCTAAGATGAGCTTTCGGGATTTCTAA
- the LOC133682423 gene encoding DNA topoisomerase 3-beta isoform X2, which produces MNLKECLMDFVHTLKSLQSLDMFSDFPAKYQDWAATDPADLFQAPIHKAEANPKAHICRHLSQEARGCNYLVLWLDCDREGENICFEVIQSTGFQAYDDRRKVYRARFSSVTEKDILKAMTCLVEPNEYEALAVDARQEIDLKVGVAFTRFQTSYFQGKYGNLDSRVISYGPCQTPTLGFCVQRYLQITTFKPEKFWALRPHVMVDGYELQLEWERHKLFDLDVALMFQKLVLQDRILEVTDMSEKQESKGRPPGLNTVNLLKIASSALGFGPQVTMQLAERLYIQGFISYPRTESTAYPSSFDFKGTLGALANNPMWGDYVQGLLSGGYHKPQSGKDAGDHPPITPMRSANEDMLERDAWRLYQYVCQHFLGTVSPDCKYTRTKVEFSIGGEFFHCIGLHVIVKGFTSIMPWLAVSEKNLPQFAKGDKIEVSKVELFEGQTVPPDYLSESELISLMEKNGIGTDASISVHINNICDRNYVQVQAGRKLVPTALGITLIRGYQCIDPDLCLPDIRGFIEQQITLVAKGEADHSCVVQHVLEQFKRKYSYFVKQIDNMDALFEAQFSPLADSGRAFSKCGKCLRYMKYISSQPSRLYCGTCEEVYYLPQKGTIKLYKELTCPLDNFELLIFAMAGPEGKSFPLCPLCYNSPPFEGIDALFGASKTGSSGMLGKGAGMPCFLCPHPTCRHSLIAQGVCACPECNGTLVLDPISAPKWRLYCNMCNCLVLLPQGAHRISTTRERCPECDSTIIEVDFNKNTTPLEDGATLHVGCILCDNLLHSLVEVKHGKSFFKRAGKWARSRGRGASRGRGRGLGKMDPKMSFRDF; this is translated from the exons ATGAATTTGAAGGAATGTTTAATGGATTTCGTGCATACTTTAAAGTCACTTCAGTCATTGGACATGTTTTCAg ATTTTCCAGCAAAATATCAAGACTGGGCCGCCACTGATCCTGCTGATCTTTTTCAAGCTCCAATTCATAAGGCAGAAGCAAATCCAAAG GCACATATTTGTAGGCATTTAAGTCAAGAAGCTCGTGGTTGCaattatttggtattgtggttggACTGTGATCGTGAAGGAGAAAATATATGCTTTGAAG TTATTCAGAGTACCGGTTTTCAAGCATATGATGATAGAAGAAAGGTTTATCGCGCACGATTTTCTTCAGTTACTGAGAAAGACATTTTGAAGGCCATGACCTGCCTAGTTGAACCCAACGAATATGAGGCACTAGCTGTGGATGCTCGGCAAGAGATAGATTTGAAAGTTGGCGTTGCATTCACACGATTTCAAACTAGTTATTTCCAGGGAAAATATGGCAATCTTGATTCCAGAGTTATCTC ATATGGGCCGTGTCAAACTCCTACCCTTGGGTTTTGTGTACAGAGGTATTTGCAAATTACTACTTTTAAGCCAGAAAAGTTTTGGGCTTTGCGCCCCCACGTAATGGTAGATGGCTATGAACTTCAACTAGAATGGGAACGTCACAAGTTATTTGACTTGGAT GTTGCTTTGATGTTTCAAAAGCTGGTATTACAGGATAGAATATTGGAAGTAACTGATATGTCAGAGAAACAGGAAAGCAAAGGCCGTCCTCCTGGTCTAAACACAGTGAACCTTCTAAAG ATTGCATCAAGTGCATTAGGCTTCGGACCTCAAGTGACCATGCAGCTGGCTGAACGTCTATATATTCAGGGATTTATCAG TTATCCACGTACAGAGAGCACTGCCTACCCTTCCTCATTTGATTTTAAAGGCACACTTGGTGCACTAGCAAACAATCCAATGTGGGGCGATTATGTCCAGGGACTGCTTTCTGGTGGTTATCATAAGCCTCAGTCTGGAAAAGATGCAGGTGACCATCCTCCTATAACTCCAATGCGGTCAGCAAATGAGGATATGCTTGAAAGAGATGCCTGGAGGCTATATCAGTATGTCTGCCAACATTTTCTGGGGACTGTATCTCCAGACTGCAAGTATACAAG GACAAAGGTAGAATTCTCAATTGGTGGAGAGTTCTTCCATTGTATAGGTCTGCATGTTATAGTCAAAGGATTTACATCAATTATGCCATGGTTGGCAGTGAGTGAGAAAAATCTTCCTCAGTTTGCAAAAGgagataaaattgaagtttCTAAAGTTGAGCTATTTGAG GGGCAAACTGTTCCTCCAGATTATCTCAGTGAAAGTGAGCTGATTTCTCTTATGGAGAAGAATGGAATAGGTACAGATGCATCAATATCTGTACATATTAACAACATCTGTGACCGCAACTATGTTCAG GTACAAGCTGGTAGAAAGTTGGTTCCAACTGCTTTGGGTATCACACTAATAAGAGGCTATCAATGCATTGATCCAGATCTCTGTTTACCAGATATTCGTGGTTTTATTGAGCAGCAGATTACCCTTGTTGCCAAGGGTGAGGCTGATCATTCTTGTGTTGTTCAGCATGTGCTAGAACAATTCAAGCGGAAGTACAGTTACTTTGTTAAGCAG ATTGACAACATGGATGCATTGTTTGAAGCACAGTTCTCCCCACTTGCTGACTCAGGACGTGCTTTTAGCAAATGTGGTAAATGCCTGAGGTACATGAAGTACATTTCTAGCCAGCCATCGCGTTTATATTGTGGTACATGTGAGGAAGTTTATTATCTTCCTCAAAAGGGAACAATCAAG ctgTACAAGGAACTAACATGTCCTCTGGACAACTTTGAGCTGTTGATCTTTGCCATGGCTGGTCCAGAAGGCAAGTCATTCCCTCTTTGTCCTCTCTGCTACAATAGTCCTCCTTTTGAAGGTATTGACGCTCTCTTTGGTGCTTCTAAGACCGGTAGTTCTGGGATGTTGGGGAAGGGGGCAGGCATGCCATGCTTCCTCTGTCCGCATCCGACATGTCGACATTCTTTGATAGCTCAAGGGGTTTGTGCTTGCCCCGAATGCAATGGGACACTTGTTTTGGATCCTATAAGTGCTCCCAAGTGGAGACTTTACTGCAATATGTGCAATTGTCTTGTCTTGCTCCCTCAAGGTGCTCACCGCATTTCCACTACTCGAGAACGATGTCCTGAATGTGACTCAACAATCATAGAAGTGGATTTCAACAAGAATACGACGCCCTTGGAGGATGGAGCAACCCTGCATGTTGGTTGTATTCTTTGTGATAATCTGCTTCATTCTCTCGTCGAGGTGAAGCATGGAAAGTCGTTCTTCAAGCGAGCTGGTAAGTGGGCAAGGTCAAGGGGAAGAGGTGCTTCTAGAGGAAGGGGACGGGGTCTTGGAAAAATGGACCCTAAGATGAGCTTTCGGGATTTCTAA
- the LOC133682423 gene encoding DNA topoisomerase 3-beta isoform X3, producing the protein MTCLVEPNEYEALAVDARQEIDLKVGVAFTRFQTSYFQGKYGNLDSRVISYGPCQTPTLGFCVQRYLQITTFKPEKFWALRPHVMVDGYELQLEWERHKLFDLDVALMFQKLVLQDRILEVTDMSEKQESKGRPPGLNTVNLLKIASSALGFGPQVTMQLAERLYIQGFISYPRTESTAYPSSFDFKGTLGALANNPMWGDYVQGLLSGGYHKPQSGKDAGDHPPITPMRSANEDMLERDAWRLYQYVCQHFLGTVSPDCKYTRTKVEFSIGGEFFHCIGLHVIVKGFTSIMPWLAVSEKNLPQFAKGDKIEVSKVELFEGQTVPPDYLSESELISLMEKNGIGTDASISVHINNICDRNYVQVQAGRKLVPTALGITLIRGYQCIDPDLCLPDIRGFIEQQITLVAKGEADHSCVVQHVLEQFKRKYSYFVKQIDNMDALFEAQFSPLADSGRAFSKCGKCLRYMKYISSQPSRLYCGTCEEVYYLPQKGTIKLYKELTCPLDNFELLIFAMAGPEGKSFPLCPLCYNSPPFEGIDALFGASKTGSSGMLGKGAGMPCFLCPHPTCRHSLIAQGVCACPECNGTLVLDPISAPKWRLYCNMCNCLVLLPQGAHRISTTRERCPECDSTIIEVDFNKNTTPLEDGATLHVGCILCDNLLHSLVEVKHGKSFFKRAGKWARSRGRGASRGRGRGLGKMDPKMSFRDF; encoded by the exons ATGACCTGCCTAGTTGAACCCAACGAATATGAGGCACTAGCTGTGGATGCTCGGCAAGAGATAGATTTGAAAGTTGGCGTTGCATTCACACGATTTCAAACTAGTTATTTCCAGGGAAAATATGGCAATCTTGATTCCAGAGTTATCTC ATATGGGCCGTGTCAAACTCCTACCCTTGGGTTTTGTGTACAGAGGTATTTGCAAATTACTACTTTTAAGCCAGAAAAGTTTTGGGCTTTGCGCCCCCACGTAATGGTAGATGGCTATGAACTTCAACTAGAATGGGAACGTCACAAGTTATTTGACTTGGAT GTTGCTTTGATGTTTCAAAAGCTGGTATTACAGGATAGAATATTGGAAGTAACTGATATGTCAGAGAAACAGGAAAGCAAAGGCCGTCCTCCTGGTCTAAACACAGTGAACCTTCTAAAG ATTGCATCAAGTGCATTAGGCTTCGGACCTCAAGTGACCATGCAGCTGGCTGAACGTCTATATATTCAGGGATTTATCAG TTATCCACGTACAGAGAGCACTGCCTACCCTTCCTCATTTGATTTTAAAGGCACACTTGGTGCACTAGCAAACAATCCAATGTGGGGCGATTATGTCCAGGGACTGCTTTCTGGTGGTTATCATAAGCCTCAGTCTGGAAAAGATGCAGGTGACCATCCTCCTATAACTCCAATGCGGTCAGCAAATGAGGATATGCTTGAAAGAGATGCCTGGAGGCTATATCAGTATGTCTGCCAACATTTTCTGGGGACTGTATCTCCAGACTGCAAGTATACAAG GACAAAGGTAGAATTCTCAATTGGTGGAGAGTTCTTCCATTGTATAGGTCTGCATGTTATAGTCAAAGGATTTACATCAATTATGCCATGGTTGGCAGTGAGTGAGAAAAATCTTCCTCAGTTTGCAAAAGgagataaaattgaagtttCTAAAGTTGAGCTATTTGAG GGGCAAACTGTTCCTCCAGATTATCTCAGTGAAAGTGAGCTGATTTCTCTTATGGAGAAGAATGGAATAGGTACAGATGCATCAATATCTGTACATATTAACAACATCTGTGACCGCAACTATGTTCAG GTACAAGCTGGTAGAAAGTTGGTTCCAACTGCTTTGGGTATCACACTAATAAGAGGCTATCAATGCATTGATCCAGATCTCTGTTTACCAGATATTCGTGGTTTTATTGAGCAGCAGATTACCCTTGTTGCCAAGGGTGAGGCTGATCATTCTTGTGTTGTTCAGCATGTGCTAGAACAATTCAAGCGGAAGTACAGTTACTTTGTTAAGCAG ATTGACAACATGGATGCATTGTTTGAAGCACAGTTCTCCCCACTTGCTGACTCAGGACGTGCTTTTAGCAAATGTGGTAAATGCCTGAGGTACATGAAGTACATTTCTAGCCAGCCATCGCGTTTATATTGTGGTACATGTGAGGAAGTTTATTATCTTCCTCAAAAGGGAACAATCAAG ctgTACAAGGAACTAACATGTCCTCTGGACAACTTTGAGCTGTTGATCTTTGCCATGGCTGGTCCAGAAGGCAAGTCATTCCCTCTTTGTCCTCTCTGCTACAATAGTCCTCCTTTTGAAGGTATTGACGCTCTCTTTGGTGCTTCTAAGACCGGTAGTTCTGGGATGTTGGGGAAGGGGGCAGGCATGCCATGCTTCCTCTGTCCGCATCCGACATGTCGACATTCTTTGATAGCTCAAGGGGTTTGTGCTTGCCCCGAATGCAATGGGACACTTGTTTTGGATCCTATAAGTGCTCCCAAGTGGAGACTTTACTGCAATATGTGCAATTGTCTTGTCTTGCTCCCTCAAGGTGCTCACCGCATTTCCACTACTCGAGAACGATGTCCTGAATGTGACTCAACAATCATAGAAGTGGATTTCAACAAGAATACGACGCCCTTGGAGGATGGAGCAACCCTGCATGTTGGTTGTATTCTTTGTGATAATCTGCTTCATTCTCTCGTCGAGGTGAAGCATGGAAAGTCGTTCTTCAAGCGAGCTGGTAAGTGGGCAAGGTCAAGGGGAAGAGGTGCTTCTAGAGGAAGGGGACGGGGTCTTGGAAAAATGGACCCTAAGATGAGCTTTCGGGATTTCTAA